The following is a genomic window from Photobacterium sp. GJ3.
CCAGCATGCGTTTTATCAGCTGATCCATCAGGGAACCAAGCTGATCCCATGCGACTTTATTGCGCCGGCCATCAGCCACAATGCTATCAGCGATCATCATCCGAAACTGATGGCTAACTTTTTTGCGCAGACAGAAGCGCTGGCATTCGGGAAAACCCGTGCTCAGGTCGAAGCTGAATTCGCCGCGGCCGGGAAGTCTCCGGAAGAAGTTGCTGAGCTGGTACCGTTTAAAGTGTTCGAAGGGAATCGTCCGACCAACTCGATTCTGGTGAAACAAATTACTCCGGAAACGCTCGGTGCGTTGATCGCGATGTACGAGCATAAGATCTTCACGCAAGGGGTGATCTGGAATATTTACAGCTTTGATCAGTGGGGCGTCGAGCTGGGCAAACAGCTGGCCAATCAGATTTTGCCAGAATTGGCAGACAATGCGCCGGTGAGCAGCCACGACAGCTCAACCAATGGTTTGATCAATGCGTTCAAGCAATGGCGCCAGTAATCGGACTGGACTGCTGAATGACAAAACGCCGCTGCTTGCGGCGTTTTTCATAGATTGCGCATGCCTTTCGGTTAAGACAGGGCGACCACTTCACTGGCCTGTGGACCTTTCTGGCCATCAGTAACGATAAACTCTACGCTTTGGCCTTCTTTCAGGGTACGACGACCTTGTGCCTGAATTGCACTGAAGTGAACAAAAACGTCTTTACCATCAGTACCAGAGATAAAGCCAAAACCCTTTTCATCGTTGAACCATTTGACGGTTCCTGTCAGTTTGCTCATTTGAAGATTTTTCCTTTGTAATCTTATTTCCTTGCGTTACCCGAAGGCAGGCAACACGAATGCTATTGATAGGTATCATGGTATGCAAGTTGATGCCTCAGCAGCATTTCCAGTCTAGATCGTAACCGAATCCGGGGGCAATCCTTTCTGAAGGAAATATGCAAAAAGATGAGAAGGGCGCTGTAAACTCAGTTATTTTTATCTTGCGCGAACTGGGGACAACAGGGAAGCGGAGGGAGCTGAGCGGTCAGGCCAGTATACACTGGCCCGAAAAACGAACGGTTTGAAAGGGACTTAGCGGTCAAAGCTGATTTCGATGAAGGCTTTGCCATACTCAGATTCAAACGGCATGATGATGATCGCACCTTCACTTTTGTGGGTGATGGTATGACCGCGACCAGACACGACGGCAGGCGTAG
Proteins encoded in this region:
- a CDS encoding cold-shock protein, with the translated sequence MSKLTGTVKWFNDEKGFGFISGTDGKDVFVHFSAIQAQGRRTLKEGQSVEFIVTDGQKGPQASEVVALS